The following coding sequences lie in one Thermotoga sp. Mc24 genomic window:
- a CDS encoding DMT family transporter translates to MDLKVLLSGFSYSTIFGLSFLFTKNALDHVTPLTFLSFRFSVAFLTYLLLLITGVVKLGKKPYWKLWKLVLFQPVLYFLFETYGLQRVNSSEAGMIIALIPVVVNLLAPFILKEKGDLLHYFLVGMGFLGVSLIVGFNITPGNIIGKAFLLLAVLSGAMYSVLSRKFSKEFTPAEITFFMMMTGAVFFTLLSLSTGDFRPVFNVHVVIGTLYLGVLSSTVAFFLLNYAIGKMSPIFTTLFSNFTTVISVIAGVVFRNETVEIQQIAGMGLIIVSIIAMAVRKE, encoded by the coding sequence ATGGATCTGAAGGTTCTCCTTTCGGGTTTCTCCTACTCCACGATATTCGGACTTTCTTTTCTTTTCACGAAGAACGCTCTCGATCATGTGACTCCCCTGACTTTTCTTTCTTTCAGATTCAGCGTTGCTTTTCTCACTTACCTTCTTCTTTTGATAACCGGCGTTGTGAAGCTTGGAAAGAAACCCTACTGGAAGCTCTGGAAACTCGTCCTGTTCCAGCCTGTGCTTTACTTTCTTTTCGAAACGTACGGCCTTCAGAGGGTGAACTCCTCGGAAGCGGGTATGATCATTGCCCTCATCCCGGTCGTTGTCAACCTTCTTGCTCCTTTCATACTCAAAGAGAAGGGAGATCTTCTTCACTACTTTCTTGTGGGAATGGGTTTTCTTGGAGTTTCGTTGATAGTTGGTTTCAACATCACGCCTGGGAACATCATTGGGAAAGCCTTCTTACTCTTAGCTGTTCTCTCCGGAGCGATGTACAGTGTGCTTTCGAGAAAGTTTTCAAAAGAGTTCACACCTGCTGAAATCACTTTCTTCATGATGATGACCGGAGCAGTTTTCTTCACACTTTTGAGTCTTTCAACAGGAGATTTCAGACCGGTGTTCAACGTCCATGTGGTAATCGGTACCCTGTATCTCGGTGTTCTTTCTTCCACCGTCGCGTTTTTCCTTCTCAACTACGCCATAGGGAAAATGTCTCCCATCTTCACCACCCTCTTTTCCAACTTCACAACGGTGATTTCTGTGATAGCTGGGGTTGTTTTCAGAAACGAAACGGTGGAAATTCAACAGATTGCAGGGATGGGATTGATAATCGTTTCTATAATCGCAATGGCGGTTCGTAAGGAGTAA
- a CDS encoding MFS transporter: MAVIFILILMVLLNADQMVMSPNIGAIEQEFNITDAQIGLVASSFTVIGALVSLVWGYLADRYSRKNLLIYSILVGEIPCLMSAFSHSYGELFFWRALTGIGVGASFPIVYSMIGDMFDEVKRGKVVALISSAISIGSVLGMIVGGFLGPKYGWRVPFIVVSVPNIALAILSIFVLKEPKRGAFEKGIGELVQSGYEYPKAPKLSDYAKLVKVKTNLLLFFQGIAGTIPWGAIPYFLVEFFRRERGLSVETATLVFLVFGLGNIAGIILGGLWGASIYAKSRPFLPLFCSITTALGTFFTVMTLDYVGSLLVLMLLGFVASFTASLTGPNVKFMLLNVNEPQERGRIFSIFNLTDSLGTGFGKFAGGVMSVALGSLGAALKVSAYFWLICAVLLFVLVFYFTRDVERLQKSMMKLAKDISS, translated from the coding sequence ATGGCAGTGATATTCATTCTGATTCTCATGGTCCTCCTGAACGCGGATCAGATGGTGATGTCTCCGAACATAGGAGCGATAGAACAGGAGTTCAACATCACTGATGCTCAGATAGGTCTCGTTGCGTCGTCTTTCACGGTGATAGGGGCTCTTGTGAGCCTTGTGTGGGGGTACCTTGCCGACAGATACAGCAGGAAGAACCTTCTCATCTACTCCATTCTCGTTGGTGAGATTCCCTGTCTCATGAGTGCGTTTTCTCACTCCTACGGAGAACTCTTTTTCTGGAGAGCCCTCACCGGAATAGGTGTGGGAGCGTCCTTTCCCATTGTTTACTCGATGATAGGAGACATGTTCGACGAGGTAAAGAGAGGAAAGGTCGTGGCTCTTATATCTTCTGCGATCTCCATAGGAAGCGTTCTTGGGATGATCGTTGGGGGTTTTTTGGGACCGAAATACGGTTGGAGAGTTCCCTTCATCGTGGTTTCTGTTCCAAACATCGCCCTTGCGATTTTATCCATCTTCGTTCTGAAAGAACCGAAAAGAGGTGCCTTTGAAAAAGGCATCGGTGAACTCGTTCAATCCGGGTACGAGTATCCGAAAGCGCCGAAACTCTCTGATTACGCAAAACTTGTGAAGGTGAAAACGAATCTTCTTTTGTTCTTTCAGGGTATAGCAGGGACTATTCCCTGGGGTGCCATTCCTTACTTTCTTGTGGAATTCTTCAGAAGAGAAAGAGGTCTTTCGGTGGAGACGGCTACCCTTGTTTTCCTCGTGTTCGGTCTTGGAAACATCGCTGGAATCATCCTCGGAGGACTGTGGGGAGCGAGCATCTACGCGAAATCCAGGCCATTTCTACCGCTGTTTTGCTCGATCACAACCGCTCTTGGAACTTTCTTCACCGTTATGACCCTGGACTACGTGGGAAGTCTTCTCGTTCTCATGTTACTTGGTTTCGTCGCTTCTTTCACCGCGAGTCTCACGGGTCCGAACGTGAAGTTCATGCTTCTGAACGTCAACGAACCACAGGAAAGAGGAAGGATATTCTCCATATTCAACCTCACCGATTCGCTCGGAACGGGATTTGGAAAATTCGCGGGAGGAGTGATGTCCGTTGCCCTCGGATCTCTCGGAGCTGCCTTGAAAGTCTCCGCTTATTTCTGGCTTATCTGTGCGGTGCTGCTCTTTGTTCTGGTTTTTTACTTCACAAGGGACGTGGAAAGACTTCAGAAAAGCATGATGAAGCTGGCCAAAGATATTTCTTCTTGA